The Triticum aestivum cultivar Chinese Spring chromosome 7B, IWGSC CS RefSeq v2.1, whole genome shotgun sequence genome window below encodes:
- the LOC123156178 gene encoding chloride channel protein CLC-f isoform X1, protein MAHSDLEPLRSGAAALPSSSDPDSPTTPRRNRVRELLRNLDRRLSSRGRHNHVDSGPASPTAAGEAGAPRREEESDELGDGAPPEWALLLVGCLLGLATGICVAAFNRGVHVIHEWAWAGTPTEGAAWLRLQRLADTWHRILLIPVTGGVVVGMMHGLLEIFEQIKLSMSSQREGIDFMSAIFPAIKAIQAAITLGTGCSLGPEGPSVDIGKSCAIGCAEMMENNRERRIALIAAGSAAGIASGFNAAVAGCFFAIETVLRPLRAENSPPFTTAMIILASVISSTVSNVLLGEKAAFIVPTYELKSAAELPLYLILGMLCGVVSVVFRQLVVWFTKTFDLIRKKFGLPAVVCPALGGLGAGLIALRYPGILYWGFTNVDEILHTGKSASAPGIWLLAQLAAAKVVATALCKGSGLVGGLYAPSLMIGAAVGAVFGGSAAELINSAIPGNTAVAHPQAYALVGMAATLASVCSVPLTSVLLLFELTKDYRILLPLMGAVGLAIWVPSVVSHSSNKEMSDATSPRHGYSSLLPPADRSEADGRRPDGDDVELAILEDDLYHYGSNSEEMLLDELKVSRAMSKHFIKVTSSATIKEATLLMHDKQQGCVLVVDNEDFLEGIVTVGDIRRRGFESSEDANSTGENSSVLDVNSALVTSCLTRGFQYHGNERGLVTCFPDTDLSTAKVLMEVKGIKQLPVVKRGAGRRNDGRRKVLGLLHYESIGRCLREELERWKAIYQREFPAASS, encoded by the exons ATGGCGCACAGCGACCTCGAGCCGCTGCGCTCCGGCGCCGCCGCGCTGCCGTCCTCCTCTGACCCCGACTCGCCGACGACCCCGCGAAGGAACCGCGTGCGCGAGCTGCTGCGGAACCTTGACCGCCGGCTCTCGAGCAGGGGGCGCCATAACCACGTCGACAGCGGCCCGGCGTCCCCTACGGCGGCGGGAGAGGCGGGGGCGCccaggagggaggaggagagcgacgagctcggggacggcgcgcCGCCCGAGTGGGCGCTGCTGCTCGTCGGGTGCCTCCTCGGGCTCGCCACCGGCATCTGTGTCGCCGCGTTTAACCGCGGG GTGCATGTCATACATGAATGGGCATGGGCAGGCACACCCACTGAAGGAGCTGCTTGGCTTCGCCTGCAGAGGCTTGCTGATACTTGGCATAGGATATTGTTAATTCCAGTAACTGGTGGAGTTGTTGTTGGTATGATGCATGGATTGCTGGAGATATTTGAGCAGATAAAGTTATCTATGTCATCTCAAAGGGAAGGTATCGATTTCATGAGTGCGATTTTTCCTGCAATCAAGGCCATCCAAGCTGCAATTACTTTAGGGACGGGATGTTCTTTGGGTCCTGAAGGGCCTAGTGTTGATATTGGTAAATCTTGTGCAATTGGGTGCGCTGAAATGATGGAGAACAACAGGGAACGAAGAATTGCTCTTATTGCAGCTGGATCAGCTGCTGGAATTGCTTCAG GTTTTAATGCTGCAGTTGCTGGATGCTTTTTTGCTATTGAAACAGTACTGAGGCCACTCCGAGCAGAGAACTCACCACCATTTACAACTGCTATGATTATTTTGGCATCAGTTATATCATCAACTGTGTCCAATGTTTTGTTAGGGGAGAAGGCAGCTTTCATTGTCCCGACGTATGAACTAAAATCTGCCGCTG AGCTTCCACTCTATCTTATTCTAGGCATGCTTTGCGGGGTAGTGAGTGTGGTATTCAGGCAACTGGTTGTTTGGTTCACAAAGACTTTTGACTTGATAAGGAAAAAATTTGGTCTCCCTGCTGTAGTATGTCCAGCTTTAGGTGGTCTTGGAGCAGGTTTAATAGCTCTAAGATACCCTGGGATACTGTATTGGGGTTTCACCAACGTTGATGAAATTTTACATACCGGAAAAAGTGCTTCAGCTCCTGGGATTTGGCTGTTAGCTCAGTTGGCTGCTGCAAAAGTTGTTGCAACTGCACTTTGCAAAGGTTCTGGTCTTGTTGGTGGCCTATATGCCCCAAGCTTGATGATTGGTGCTGCTGTTGGTGCTGTTTTTGGAGGCTCAGCGGCAGAATTAATAAACTCTGCCATTCCGGGTAACACTGCTGTTGCACACCCTCAAGCTTATGCACTT GTGGGAATGGCTGCTACCCTAGCCTCAGTTTGTTCAGTTCCATTGACATCTGTACTGCTACTCTTTGAACTGACAAAAGATTACAGAATTCTGCTACCTCTGATG GGAGCTGTTGGTTTAGCAATATGGGTTCCATCGGTTGTAAGTCACTCCAGCAACAAAGAGATGTCTGACGCTACATCTCCTCGCCATGGTTATTCTTCACTATTACCTCCAGCTGATAGGAGTGAGGCAGATGGGAGACGACCAGATGGAGATGATGTTGAACTAGCAATTCTAGAAGATGATCTATATCACTATGGTAGTAACAGTGAGGAGATGCTTCTCGATGAGTTGAAG GTTTCACGAGCAATGTCAAAGCATTTTATTAAGGTTACATCTTCAGCCACTATCAAGGAGGCAACACTGCTTATGCACGATAAGCAGCAAGGTTGTGTTCTTGTTGTAGACAATGAAGATTTTCTTGAAGGGATTGTTACAGTTGGTGACATTCGTCGTAGAGGATTTGAATCAAGTGAAGATGCTAACAGTACTGGGGAAAATTCATCTGTCCTGGAT GTGAATTCTGCTCTTGTTACATCGTGCCTCACACGAGGGTTTCAATACCATGGCAATGAAAGAGGGCTGGTGACCTGCTTTCCCGACACAGATCTGAGCACCGCTAAGGTGCTCATGGAAGTCAAAGGTATCAAGCAACTTCCAGTGGTCAAAAGGGGGGCTGGTCGTAGGAATGATGGGAGGCGTAAAGTTCTCGGGCTTCTTCATTACGAGTCAATAGGACGATGCTTAAG GGAGGAGCTGGAGCGGTGGAAGGCGATTTATCAGAGAGAATTCCCAGCAGCCAGCAGTTAG
- the LOC123156178 gene encoding chloride channel protein CLC-f isoform X2: protein MLCGVVSVVFRQLVVWFTKTFDLIRKKFGLPAVVCPALGGLGAGLIALRYPGILYWGFTNVDEILHTGKSASAPGIWLLAQLAAAKVVATALCKGSGLVGGLYAPSLMIGAAVGAVFGGSAAELINSAIPGNTAVAHPQAYALVGMAATLASVCSVPLTSVLLLFELTKDYRILLPLMGAVGLAIWVPSVVSHSSNKEMSDATSPRHGYSSLLPPADRSEADGRRPDGDDVELAILEDDLYHYGSNSEEMLLDELKVSRAMSKHFIKVTSSATIKEATLLMHDKQQGCVLVVDNEDFLEGIVTVGDIRRRGFESSEDANSTGENSSVLDVNSALVTSCLTRGFQYHGNERGLVTCFPDTDLSTAKVLMEVKGIKQLPVVKRGAGRRNDGRRKVLGLLHYESIGRCLREELERWKAIYQREFPAASS, encoded by the exons ATGCTTTGCGGGGTAGTGAGTGTGGTATTCAGGCAACTGGTTGTTTGGTTCACAAAGACTTTTGACTTGATAAGGAAAAAATTTGGTCTCCCTGCTGTAGTATGTCCAGCTTTAGGTGGTCTTGGAGCAGGTTTAATAGCTCTAAGATACCCTGGGATACTGTATTGGGGTTTCACCAACGTTGATGAAATTTTACATACCGGAAAAAGTGCTTCAGCTCCTGGGATTTGGCTGTTAGCTCAGTTGGCTGCTGCAAAAGTTGTTGCAACTGCACTTTGCAAAGGTTCTGGTCTTGTTGGTGGCCTATATGCCCCAAGCTTGATGATTGGTGCTGCTGTTGGTGCTGTTTTTGGAGGCTCAGCGGCAGAATTAATAAACTCTGCCATTCCGGGTAACACTGCTGTTGCACACCCTCAAGCTTATGCACTT GTGGGAATGGCTGCTACCCTAGCCTCAGTTTGTTCAGTTCCATTGACATCTGTACTGCTACTCTTTGAACTGACAAAAGATTACAGAATTCTGCTACCTCTGATG GGAGCTGTTGGTTTAGCAATATGGGTTCCATCGGTTGTAAGTCACTCCAGCAACAAAGAGATGTCTGACGCTACATCTCCTCGCCATGGTTATTCTTCACTATTACCTCCAGCTGATAGGAGTGAGGCAGATGGGAGACGACCAGATGGAGATGATGTTGAACTAGCAATTCTAGAAGATGATCTATATCACTATGGTAGTAACAGTGAGGAGATGCTTCTCGATGAGTTGAAG GTTTCACGAGCAATGTCAAAGCATTTTATTAAGGTTACATCTTCAGCCACTATCAAGGAGGCAACACTGCTTATGCACGATAAGCAGCAAGGTTGTGTTCTTGTTGTAGACAATGAAGATTTTCTTGAAGGGATTGTTACAGTTGGTGACATTCGTCGTAGAGGATTTGAATCAAGTGAAGATGCTAACAGTACTGGGGAAAATTCATCTGTCCTGGAT GTGAATTCTGCTCTTGTTACATCGTGCCTCACACGAGGGTTTCAATACCATGGCAATGAAAGAGGGCTGGTGACCTGCTTTCCCGACACAGATCTGAGCACCGCTAAGGTGCTCATGGAAGTCAAAGGTATCAAGCAACTTCCAGTGGTCAAAAGGGGGGCTGGTCGTAGGAATGATGGGAGGCGTAAAGTTCTCGGGCTTCTTCATTACGAGTCAATAGGACGATGCTTAAG GGAGGAGCTGGAGCGGTGGAAGGCGATTTATCAGAGAGAATTCCCAGCAGCCAGCAGTTAG